The DNA window ATCCGTTCCCAGGCGTTTCACCGCATAGGTGGGGTTTGCATAACTCTCATCATACCGTCCCGGCAGCACATCCTCATAAAGCCTGCGGTTCAGCGCCTTTGCCTCATCCAGATCAAGCTCTTCAAGCTCCCCGCTGTTCTGCATACCGAAAATATCCTCGGCCATCAGAATAAATTCCGCTGTTCTTCTGAAATAATCCCTGTATGGTTCCTCCACCGTCTCCTCACCGGCAAACTGTCCGATTCTCTGAAGCGCCAGTTCATGGCGTTCTTCGACTGCCTCGTTCTCCTCTTTGAACATTTCCCAATACTTCATATTTATCACCTCTTAAATCCTATCAGTAATATTACAAAACACAGAATTACCATAGCGGCCGCAGCCACTGTCCCTATCTTTGCCAGGATATAATTCTTCTCTGGTTCCTTAAAGGAACAGTATCCATAGCGCAGCGACACAACGGAAAACAACACGCCTGAAAAACAGGCTGCCACGGCTCCCAGCGGCGTATCCCCCTGGCTTCTGACACTGAAAACCATCCCTGCCACACAGAGCGCCACACCTACAGCCGCAGATATTAAGCATATGAAACTGTGCTCCGCCATCGGCTTCTTGATATATGAAATTCTGTTATCTGTCTGACGCGCCACTTGCCATCCTCCTGATTCCTCTTACAATACAGACACAGATATAGCCTGCAATTCCTCCTAATGTATTCAAAAACATATCATCCACATCAAAACTTCCCACCTTAAACACGAGCTGAATCGTCTCAATGCCAAAGCTCATAAGAAAACTCAGCAGAAATGTATTGTACCATTTCTTTCCCCTGCGGCTGATGATCGGCAGGATAAAGCCAAAAGGCATGAAACAAACGACATTGCCCACCGTGTTCAGCAAAAAGGATCGCATTCCAAGAAGTTCCCTG is part of the [Clostridium] symbiosum genome and encodes:
- a CDS encoding VanZ family protein, translated to MIKNTKMHQKICWILFICYLVVLTYFMFFSDGFGRSGHEEYAYNLVLFKEIKRFYRYRELLGMRSFLLNTVGNVVCFMPFGFILPIISRRGKKWYNTFLLSFLMSFGIETIQLVFKVGSFDVDDMFLNTLGGIAGYICVCIVRGIRRMASGASDR